The sequence AGGTGTGGGCCTGGGGGTGTTCAAGCGTCGAGGTGCACATGGGGTTGTCCTTTGTCCTTGTCATCTAAGGCGTCGTCGCCATTTGCCAGTCGGCGTGGCGTCGGTCTCTGTTCGGGAAACGTCTCAGCCTGCCAGGTGATAGAGCTGGTTGTTGGCGTAGGCGCGGGCATTCTCGGGGCGCGACAGATAGCAGGCGTCGTGCTCATCCATCGCTGTCGCGGTCCCGAAGGTCATGTCCACGCCGCGCAGCGGATATTCCTCCGCGGGGTCCAGCGGATGCGGGCAGGTATGCAGGATGACGATGGTGTCCATCTCGAAGCGCAGGGTGACGCTGTCGCCGGCGGCGCAGTGGTCCGCGACGTAGTGCAGGTTGGCGTCTTCATCGGCACGCACGCGGGAGAACAGGTTGAGGTTGGCGCACAGGTCGCGCTCGCCCAGGCCGTACTTGGCCATCTCGATCAACAGGCTGTCGTGACCGCTGGGCGTGAAGTCATTGAAGGCTTGCTGATAGGCCTTCTTGTGCCAGCCCTTGGCGGCGAAATGATGCTCCATCAGGTTGCCGCTGGCGCTGTCATGCCAGCCGAGGTCGTCCTGGATGATGGAGGCGAAGATGCGGCCCATGTCGGAATACAGGCAGTGACCTTCGGTGAGGCGGAAGGTGTGCTGACCCTTGAGGGTATCCGGCAGGTTGAGACGCTCAAGCAGATCCAGCGGGTTGTACATCACCAGGCCGACATTGGCGTTGGCCTGGCTGGCGGTCAGCTTGAGCGCGCTGCCACGCGGCATGCGCATCGACCAGTGATGGCCGCCGGGCAGGTGCGTCTTGTACTTTGCAGTAAAGCTGGCAGGTGTGACGCTATTGGCGGTTTCAAGCGGTGCGTTCATTGAGGTGGCCTCCAGGGGTGTTGGCGTGTGCGCTGGCATGAGCGCTGGAAGGGGCGTTCGTTCGGGAGCAAGTCGCGGTGCCCGTAGCCGGTGCCTCGGCGGCCGGCGTGGCGGCGGAGCCGGAGCTGATGGCCGAGTCATCGCCTGGTGCACTGGCAGAACGCTTGCTGCGCTCGGTGGGCAGGTCATAGGTGATGGTCGAGCCATAGGCCTGCGGGGCCTGCGGGTCGACACGCACCTTGTCGAACACCCAGACGCGTGAGCCCAGCTCGAAGGCTTCCTTGAGGTCATGGGTGATCATGAAGATGGTCAGCTGCTGTTCTTCCCACAGACGCAGGATCAGCTGATGCATGTCCTTGCGGATGCCCGGGTCCAGTGCGCCGAAGGGCTCATCCAGCAGGAGAATGCGCGGCTTCATCATCAGCGCCTGGGCGATGGCGAGGCGCTGCTGCATGCCGCCGGACAGCTCATGCGGGTACTTGTCCAGCGCATGGGACAGGCCGACTTCTGCCAGACGTTTCTCAGCAGCGACCCGGGCTTCGCGACGCTTGGCACCGAACAGCTTGCCGGTCAGCGGGGCGCGCGCCAGCTCCTCGGCCATGATCACGTTGCCCAGCACCGTGAGGTGCGGGAAGACGGAATACTTCTGGAAGACGATGCCGCGGTCCGGCCCCGGCTCGCCGGGGATGGGCTTGCCATCGAGCAGCAACTCACCGCGCGAGACGCCCTCGGTGCCCAGCAGCAGCTTGAGGAAGGTGGTCTTGCCGCAGCCGGAGGCGCCGACCAGGGTGATGAATTCTCCGGCCTCGACGGTCAGGTTCATGCGTTCCAGCACGACCTGCTCACCGTAGTGCTTCTCGAGACCCTTGGCGTGGATCAGGCTCATGATTGGCTCTCCTCAGCGTGGTACCAGGGGAAGGCGCGGGTCGAGACGAGCACCAGCAGACGGTCGAGCAGGAAGGCCAGCAGCGTGATCCAGGCCACGTAGGGCAGGATGATGTCCATCGCCAGATAGCGGCGCACCAGGAAGATGCGGTAGCCGAGGCCATCCTGGGCGGCGATGGCTTCCGCGGCGATCAGGAACAGCCAGGCGCTGCCGAGTGCCAGGCGCGTGGCGCTCAGAAGGCGCGGGGTCAGCTGAGGCAGCAGGACGCGGGTCAGCACCTGCCAGGAGCTGGCGCCCAGGGTCTGGGCCTTGATCAGCTGCTCATCGGGCAGGCGCAGGGCCTGATTCTGCAGGTCGCGAATCAGGAAGGGCGTGATGCCGATGACGATCAGCGCGATCTTGGCCAGCTCGCCGGTACCGAAGGCGATGAACAGGATCGGCAGAATCGCCATCGG comes from bacterium Scap17 and encodes:
- a CDS encoding ABC transporter ATP-binding protein, translated to MSLIHAKGLEKHYGEQVVLERMNLTVEAGEFITLVGASGCGKTTFLKLLLGTEGVSRGELLLDGKPIPGEPGPDRGIVFQKYSVFPHLTVLGNVIMAEELARAPLTGKLFGAKRREARVAAEKRLAEVGLSHALDKYPHELSGGMQQRLAIAQALMMKPRILLLDEPFGALDPGIRKDMHQLILRLWEEQQLTIFMITHDLKEAFELGSRVWVFDKVRVDPQAPQAYGSTITYDLPTERSKRSASAPGDDSAISSGSAATPAAEAPATGTATCSRTNAPSSAHASAHANTPGGHLNERTA
- a CDS encoding ABC transporter permease subunit, with translation MKRLINLTPSRGGRWLLGGLPFALLAIPYIVQSNQRLLDNPNDRLLPSFAAMGESFTRLATEVNVRTGDLPLWTDTFASLERLLAGVLISALIGLSVGLLTGGLPLLRAKLSPLITVLSLIPPMAILPILFIAFGTGELAKIALIVIGITPFLIRDLQNQALRLPDEQLIKAQTLGASSWQVLTRVLLPQLTPRLLSATRLALGSAWLFLIAAEAIAAQDGLGYRIFLVRRYLAMDIILPYVAWITLLAFLLDRLLVLVSTRAFPWYHAEESQS
- a CDS encoding DUF1989 domain-containing protein, producing MNAPLETANSVTPASFTAKYKTHLPGGHHWSMRMPRGSALKLTASQANANVGLVMYNPLDLLERLNLPDTLKGQHTFRLTEGHCLYSDMGRIFASIIQDDLGWHDSASGNLMEHHFAAKGWHKKAYQQAFNDFTPSGHDSLLIEMAKYGLGERDLCANLNLFSRVRADEDANLHYVADHCAAGDSVTLRFEMDTIVILHTCPHPLDPAEEYPLRGVDMTFGTATAMDEHDACYLSRPENARAYANNQLYHLAG